The Mesorhizobium loti genome includes a region encoding these proteins:
- a CDS encoding DUF2156 domain-containing protein → MPSLRIYFDNILEAAAPKVERQALTHVERLALVRRHGDFSLAYSTAVQNKLSYFGDADGYIAFGTKMKHHFALGDPVAAPMLRPDYIRRFVETAGSPWFVQIGEETARVLAGLGYKVNRLGIDTRLNLPDHDFSGKRNETVRYSERWLLKKGFSFEEDKRTIHLDEIARLSENWRGDRIVKRWEMGFLNRPFADQLGTAMRRFVLHGPWGELVALLDFDPLFADGKVIGYTTAFKRKHIDASPHAEIGLTKFAVDRFREEGVSVVTLGLSPLVDIGPSGFAESDFWRNTFQRAYDSPWVNRRRFNLQGQAAFKRRFHGVEEPVYIAFREGTYVEMLGLLRLVKAI, encoded by the coding sequence ATGCCCTCCTTGCGGATCTATTTCGACAACATCCTTGAGGCCGCCGCGCCCAAGGTCGAGCGGCAGGCGCTGACCCATGTCGAACGACTGGCGCTTGTTCGCCGCCATGGCGACTTCTCGCTTGCCTACTCCACCGCCGTTCAAAACAAGCTTTCCTATTTCGGCGATGCCGACGGCTACATCGCCTTCGGCACCAAGATGAAGCATCATTTCGCGCTCGGCGATCCGGTGGCGGCTCCAATGCTGCGGCCCGACTATATCAGACGCTTCGTCGAGACCGCCGGCAGCCCGTGGTTCGTGCAGATCGGCGAGGAAACCGCACGCGTGCTGGCCGGGCTCGGCTACAAGGTCAATCGTCTCGGCATCGACACCCGTCTCAATCTGCCCGATCATGATTTTTCCGGAAAGCGCAACGAAACCGTGCGCTACTCCGAGCGCTGGCTGTTGAAGAAGGGCTTTTCGTTCGAAGAGGACAAGCGCACGATCCACCTCGACGAGATCGCCCGGCTCTCCGAGAACTGGCGCGGCGACCGCATCGTCAAGCGCTGGGAGATGGGCTTTCTCAACCGGCCGTTCGCAGATCAGCTCGGCACCGCCATGCGCCGTTTCGTGCTGCACGGCCCCTGGGGCGAGCTGGTCGCGCTACTCGACTTCGACCCGTTGTTTGCCGACGGCAAGGTCATCGGCTACACCACCGCCTTCAAGCGCAAGCACATCGATGCCTCGCCGCATGCCGAGATCGGCCTGACCAAATTCGCCGTCGACCGTTTTCGCGAAGAGGGCGTCTCGGTGGTCACGCTCGGCCTGTCGCCGCTCGTCGACATCGGGCCGAGCGGCTTTGCCGAAAGCGACTTCTGGCGCAACACCTTCCAGCGCGCCTATGACTCGCCCTGGGTCAACCGCCGCAGGTTCAACCTGCAGGGCCAGGCGGCGTTCAAACGCCGTTTCCACGGTGTCGAGGAGCCGGTCTACATCGCCTTCCGCGAGGGGACGTATGTCGAGATGCTTGGGTTGCTGCGGCTGGTCAAGGCAATTTGA
- a CDS encoding ABC transporter permease, with protein sequence MNLRAVWAIYRMEMARAFRTVLQSIVSPVISTSLYFVVFGSAIGSRITEIDGISYGAFIVPGLIMLSLLTQSISNASFAIYFPKFVGSIYELLSAPVSYLEIVIAYVGGAATKSIILGLIILATASLFVPLTILHPFWMLAFLVLTAVTFSLFGFIIGIWAKSFEQLQLVPLLIITPLTFLGGSFYSINMLPGIWRTVTLFNPVVYLISGFRWSFYGKSDVSVGVSLGMTVVFLLVCITIVAWIFRTGYRLRN encoded by the coding sequence ATGAACCTGCGCGCGGTATGGGCGATCTACCGGATGGAGATGGCGCGGGCCTTCCGCACCGTGCTGCAGAGCATCGTCTCGCCGGTCATCTCGACATCGCTGTATTTCGTCGTCTTCGGCTCGGCCATCGGCTCGCGCATCACCGAGATCGACGGCATCAGCTACGGCGCCTTCATCGTGCCGGGGCTGATCATGCTGTCGCTGTTGACGCAGTCGATCTCCAATGCCTCCTTTGCCATCTATTTCCCGAAATTCGTCGGCTCGATCTACGAGCTTCTGTCGGCGCCGGTCTCCTATCTGGAGATCGTCATCGCCTATGTCGGCGGCGCGGCGACAAAGTCGATCATCCTCGGCCTGATCATCCTGGCCACAGCCTCGCTGTTCGTGCCGCTCACCATCCTGCACCCGTTCTGGATGCTCGCCTTCCTGGTGCTGACGGCGGTGACCTTCAGCCTGTTCGGCTTCATAATCGGCATCTGGGCGAAGAGCTTTGAGCAGCTGCAGCTGGTGCCGCTCTTGATCATCACGCCGCTGACCTTCCTCGGCGGCAGCTTCTACTCGATCAACATGCTGCCCGGGATCTGGCGCACGGTGACGCTGTTCAATCCGGTCGTCTATTTGATCAGCGGCTTCCGCTGGAGCTTCTACGGCAAATCCGACGTCTCGGTCGGCGTCAGCCTTGGCATGACCGTCGTCTTCCTGCTGGTCTGCATAACCATCGTCGCCTGGATATTCAGGACAGGTTACCGGCTAAGGAACTGA
- a CDS encoding ABC transporter ATP-binding protein yields the protein MPSILSISGVSKTYATGFTALKEVNLDIQRGEIFALLGPNGAGKTTLISIVCGIVNRSSGTVTVDGHDINKDYRAARSLIGLVPQELTIDAFESVWATVNYSRGLFGKPANPAFVEKVLRDLSLWDKKDAKAITLSGGMKRRLMIAKALSHEPRILFLDEPTAGVDVELRQDMWAMVRRLREDGVTIILTTHYIEEAEAMADRVGVINRGEIILVENKAELMRKLGRKRLVLELRNPLTAIPEAFSRYALELSPDGGQLTYTYDNQAERPGVASLIRDLEAGGIQFRDIDTQNSSLEEIFVNLVRREP from the coding sequence ATGCCCTCCATTCTCTCCATTTCTGGGGTCTCCAAGACCTACGCCACCGGTTTTACAGCGCTCAAGGAGGTCAACCTCGACATCCAGCGCGGTGAGATCTTTGCGCTGCTTGGGCCCAACGGCGCCGGCAAGACGACGCTGATCTCGATCGTCTGCGGCATCGTCAACCGCTCGTCGGGCACCGTCACCGTCGACGGCCACGACATCAACAAGGATTACCGCGCCGCGCGCAGCCTGATCGGGCTGGTGCCGCAGGAACTGACCATCGATGCCTTCGAGAGCGTCTGGGCGACGGTCAACTACAGCCGTGGCCTGTTCGGCAAACCGGCCAACCCGGCCTTCGTCGAGAAGGTGCTGCGCGACCTGTCGCTGTGGGACAAGAAGGACGCCAAGGCGATCACGCTCTCCGGCGGCATGAAGCGCCGGCTGATGATCGCCAAGGCATTGTCGCACGAGCCGCGCATCCTGTTCCTCGACGAGCCGACCGCCGGCGTCGACGTCGAGCTGCGCCAGGACATGTGGGCGATGGTGCGCCGGCTGCGCGAGGACGGCGTCACCATCATCCTCACCACCCACTACATCGAGGAAGCCGAGGCGATGGCCGACCGCGTCGGCGTCATCAACCGCGGCGAGATCATCCTGGTCGAGAACAAGGCCGAACTGATGCGCAAGCTCGGCCGCAAGCGGCTGGTGCTGGAACTGCGCAATCCGCTGACGGCCATTCCCGAGGCGTTCTCGCGCTACGCGCTGGAGCTGTCGCCGGATGGCGGACAGCTGACCTACACCTATGACAACCAGGCCGAGCGGCCAGGCGTCGCCTCGCTCATCCGCGATCTCGAGGCCGGCGGCATCCAGTTCCGAGACATCGACACGCAAAACAGCTCGCTCGAGGAGATCTTCGTCAATCTGGTGAGGAGAGAGCCATGA
- a CDS encoding cytochrome ubiquinol oxidase subunit I, with translation MDPLILSRMQFGANISFHILFPTITIALGWVLLFFKLRYNATNDSAWMRAYFTWVKVFALSFAMGVVSGVTMSFQFGTNWPGYMEKVGNIAGPLLAYEILTAFFLEAAFLGIMLFGFRRVSNRIHTLATVLVAGGTTLSAFWIIALNSWMQTPAGFEIRDGVAHAVDWWAIVFNPSMPYRLVHMLLASGLTVSFLISGLSALRYLKGDRSESMWKALRTGVFTAAVLIPIQIFAGDQHGLNTLEHQPQKIAAMEANWNTGPNVPLVLFALPDEAARENKFEIAIPDGASLVLRHSASGVVPGLNDYPGNHPPVFPVFWGFRIMVGTGILMLLVSWSAAFFLKRRHGLPKPLALLMVPMALSGWLATLAGWYTTEIGRQPWLVTGVLKTADAVGPVAGSHVALTLAIYLILYVLLLIAYLGVLVHLALKAAKDGDASPLPGVMKTAMSQPAAGE, from the coding sequence ATGGACCCGCTCATCCTCTCGCGCATGCAATTCGGCGCGAATATTTCGTTCCATATATTGTTTCCGACGATCACCATTGCGCTGGGCTGGGTGCTGCTGTTCTTCAAGCTGCGCTATAACGCGACCAACGATTCCGCCTGGATGCGCGCCTATTTCACCTGGGTGAAGGTGTTCGCGCTGTCCTTCGCCATGGGCGTGGTCTCGGGCGTCACCATGAGCTTCCAGTTCGGCACCAACTGGCCGGGCTACATGGAAAAGGTCGGCAACATTGCCGGGCCGCTGCTGGCCTACGAGATCCTCACCGCCTTCTTCCTCGAAGCGGCCTTCCTCGGCATCATGCTGTTCGGTTTCCGCCGTGTCTCCAACCGCATCCACACGCTGGCGACGGTGCTGGTCGCCGGCGGCACCACCCTGTCGGCCTTCTGGATCATCGCGCTCAATTCCTGGATGCAGACGCCGGCCGGCTTCGAGATCCGTGACGGCGTGGCGCACGCCGTCGACTGGTGGGCGATCGTCTTCAACCCGTCGATGCCTTACCGGCTGGTTCATATGCTGCTTGCCTCCGGGCTCACAGTATCCTTCCTGATATCAGGCCTGTCGGCGCTGCGTTATCTCAAGGGCGACCGCTCGGAATCGATGTGGAAGGCGCTGCGCACCGGCGTCTTCACCGCGGCGGTCCTGATCCCGATCCAGATCTTTGCCGGCGACCAGCATGGCCTCAACACGCTGGAGCATCAGCCGCAGAAGATCGCCGCCATGGAAGCCAACTGGAACACCGGCCCCAACGTGCCGCTGGTCCTTTTTGCGCTCCCCGACGAGGCGGCCCGCGAAAACAAATTCGAGATCGCCATTCCAGACGGGGCCAGCCTGGTGCTGCGGCACAGCGCCAGCGGCGTGGTGCCGGGGCTGAACGACTATCCCGGCAACCACCCGCCGGTGTTCCCCGTGTTCTGGGGTTTCCGCATCATGGTCGGCACCGGCATATTGATGCTGCTCGTCTCGTGGTCGGCGGCTTTCTTCCTCAAGCGCCGGCACGGCCTGCCCAAGCCGCTCGCCCTGCTGATGGTGCCGATGGCGCTGTCGGGCTGGCTGGCGACGCTGGCCGGCTGGTACACCACCGAGATCGGCCGGCAGCCCTGGCTGGTGACGGGCGTGCTGAAAACCGCCGACGCGGTCGGCCCGGTGGCCGGCAGCCATGTCGCGCTGACGCTGGCCATCTACCTCATTCTCTATGTGCTTTTGCTGATCGCCTATCTCGGCGTGCTGGTGCACCTGGCGCTGAAGGCGGCGAAGGACGGCGATGCATCGCCGCTGCCGGGCGTGATGAAGACGGCCATGTCGCAACCGGCTGCGGGGGAGTAA
- a CDS encoding cytochrome d ubiquinol oxidase subunit II, which yields MTFDWPTALPLIFAGLMGLAILIYVILDGFDLGIGILFAVAEDAEQDTMIAAIGPFWDANETWLVLAVGLLLVAFPMAHGVILTALYIPVFVLLVGLILRGVAFDFRAKVPTERKHRWNRIFFLGSIIASLAQGYMLGVYVLGLDVGFGGMAFGVLVAFCLAASYAAMGAAWVIYKTEGELQKKAVRWLRTALVLTALGMAAVSLATPFASPRIFDKWFVWPSMLYLSPLPILSALLFGWLWRQTFHLPKPNDRHSLTPFLTLATIFALGFAGLAWSFYPFVVPDRLTIWQAASAPESLAIILAGTVVVLPVIIFYSFYAYRVFGGKATDLTYD from the coding sequence ATGACTTTCGACTGGCCAACCGCGCTTCCCCTGATCTTCGCCGGCCTGATGGGCCTCGCCATCCTGATCTACGTCATTCTCGACGGTTTCGATCTCGGCATCGGCATCCTGTTCGCCGTCGCCGAAGATGCCGAACAGGACACGATGATTGCCGCGATCGGCCCGTTCTGGGACGCCAACGAAACCTGGCTGGTGCTGGCCGTCGGCCTGCTGCTGGTCGCCTTCCCGATGGCGCATGGCGTCATCCTGACCGCGCTCTACATTCCGGTCTTCGTGCTTTTGGTCGGGCTGATCCTGCGCGGCGTCGCCTTCGATTTCCGCGCCAAGGTGCCGACCGAGCGCAAGCACCGCTGGAACCGTATTTTCTTCCTCGGTTCGATCATCGCTTCGCTGGCACAGGGCTACATGCTGGGCGTCTATGTGTTGGGCCTCGATGTCGGCTTCGGAGGCATGGCATTCGGCGTGCTGGTGGCGTTCTGCCTTGCCGCCTCCTATGCGGCGATGGGTGCCGCCTGGGTCATCTACAAGACCGAGGGCGAGTTGCAGAAGAAGGCGGTGCGATGGCTGCGCACAGCGCTGGTGCTGACCGCGCTCGGCATGGCCGCGGTGTCGCTGGCGACGCCCTTCGCCAGCCCGCGCATCTTCGACAAATGGTTCGTCTGGCCCTCGATGCTCTATCTGTCGCCGCTGCCGATCCTGTCGGCGCTGCTGTTCGGCTGGCTGTGGCGGCAGACCTTCCACCTGCCGAAACCCAACGACCGCCATTCGCTGACGCCGTTCCTGACGCTCGCCACCATCTTCGCGCTCGGCTTTGCCGGTCTCGCCTGGTCGTTCTATCCGTTCGTGGTGCCGGATCGTTTGACCATCTGGCAAGCGGCCTCGGCACCGGAGAGCCTGGCCATCATCCTGGCCGGCACCGTGGTCGTGCTGCCGGTCATCATCTTCTATTCCTTCTATGCCTACCGGGTGTTTGGCGGGAAGGCGACGGATTTGACGTATGATTGA
- the msrA gene encoding peptide-methionine (S)-S-oxide reductase MsrA has protein sequence MTDIKISNRSFGFVKGALAALALAAAGAAFWLSPAVSAEDAVKIPPPAFDEKAAGGSEKAIFAGGCFWGVQGVFQHVKGVSKAVSGYTGGAKDDAVYETVGSGRTGHAESVEITYDPSKVTYGQLLQVYFSVAHNPTQLNFQGPDSGTQYRSTIFAENDAQKKIAQSYITQLDQAKVFAAPIVTTLETGKTFYPAENYHQDFLTLNPTYPYIVYNDLPKVANLKALFPALYSEKPVLVLSASN, from the coding sequence ATGACCGACATCAAGATTTCAAACCGTTCGTTCGGCTTTGTCAAAGGCGCGCTTGCCGCCCTTGCGCTTGCCGCCGCGGGCGCCGCCTTCTGGCTGAGCCCGGCGGTTTCGGCCGAGGACGCAGTGAAGATCCCGCCGCCGGCTTTTGACGAAAAGGCTGCCGGCGGCAGTGAAAAGGCAATCTTCGCCGGCGGCTGCTTCTGGGGCGTGCAGGGCGTGTTCCAGCACGTCAAGGGCGTCAGCAAGGCCGTCTCCGGCTACACCGGCGGCGCCAAGGATGACGCCGTCTACGAGACGGTCGGCTCAGGCCGCACCGGTCACGCCGAATCCGTCGAGATCACCTACGATCCGTCCAAGGTGACCTACGGCCAGCTGCTGCAGGTCTATTTCTCGGTCGCCCACAATCCGACCCAGCTGAATTTCCAGGGACCGGATTCGGGCACGCAATACCGTTCGACGATCTTTGCCGAAAACGATGCACAAAAGAAGATCGCGCAGAGCTACATCACCCAGCTCGACCAGGCCAAGGTGTTTGCGGCGCCGATCGTCACCACGCTGGAAACCGGCAAGACCTTCTATCCGGCCGAGAATTATCATCAGGACTTCCTGACGCTGAACCCGACCTATCCCTACATCGTCTACAACGACCTGCCCAAGGTGGCGAATTTGAAGGCGCTGTTCCCGGCGCTCTATAGCGAGAAGCCGGTGCTGGTGCTGTCGGCGAGCAATTGA
- a CDS encoding DUF1223 domain-containing protein — protein sequence MPSSCKPIALSSLAALALAVSLSAAAAQPLTVVELFTSQGCSSCPPANANLIKVKDQPGVLALSFNVTYWDYLGWKDIFGRQEFTQRQISYEPPLGHDGPFTPQVVVNGHADAVGAAPGEIEKLISASGPASGPALSLNNGKISIGAGAAPAGRADVWLVRYLKGVVEVPVARGENTGRTLPHANVVHALKKLGSWTGDATALDLPPASDGLSTAVLVQSPSGGPILAAATN from the coding sequence ATGCCGTCATCCTGCAAGCCTATCGCATTGTCCAGCCTGGCCGCGCTTGCGCTGGCAGTGTCGCTCAGTGCGGCGGCCGCCCAGCCGCTCACCGTGGTCGAGCTGTTCACCAGCCAGGGCTGCTCGTCCTGCCCGCCGGCCAACGCCAATCTGATCAAGGTCAAGGACCAGCCCGGCGTGCTGGCGCTGTCGTTCAACGTCACCTACTGGGACTATCTCGGCTGGAAGGACATTTTCGGCCGCCAGGAATTCACCCAGCGCCAGATCAGCTACGAGCCGCCGCTCGGCCATGACGGCCCGTTCACGCCGCAAGTGGTGGTCAACGGCCATGCCGATGCCGTCGGCGCCGCGCCCGGCGAGATCGAAAAGCTGATTTCGGCGAGCGGCCCGGCGAGCGGCCCGGCGCTGTCGCTCAACAATGGCAAGATCAGCATCGGCGCTGGCGCCGCGCCGGCCGGCCGGGCCGATGTCTGGCTGGTGCGCTATCTCAAAGGCGTCGTCGAGGTGCCGGTGGCGCGCGGCGAAAACACCGGCCGCACCCTGCCGCACGCCAATGTCGTGCATGCGCTGAAGAAACTCGGCAGCTGGACCGGCGACGCCACGGCGCTGGATCTGCCGCCAGCGTCGGACGGCCTGAGCACCGCCGTGCTCGTGCAGTCGCCCAGTGGCGGGCCGATCCTGGCCGCTGCGACAAACTAG
- a CDS encoding pilus assembly protein, translating into MRGLAGRFIESRSGSFAPILILTMIPLITAIGFSVDYTSAVQTRSTEQAALDAAILSITSMDTASTKPQRQVVLQNSYAANGGQGTATLNSFDVSANGTATAQATASFAMPTVFMQIARVTSVPIGVVSAVNKAPALVEATFKVTGVSGYWNKTMTLYGTMFGAAAGKPLMTIDYTYGGTGDPKGYGTTIVNVLTTDSAGKTVTTMAQKQVCKLVDSNTPSGAVIQTDKFLTKYYCVDTMYPANGAGASIDVSQMAGLYLQMDVPSAAKAKPPQPTTLMSNDPTTSNRLYSSTSKDVPPAEMATGQIVDIFGLVPCGSTGYQAWEDGGNAVPAPVSNADFFYNVSGKCDFNKRPNNTRLTQ; encoded by the coding sequence ATGCGGGGGCTGGCAGGCAGGTTTATCGAGTCGCGGAGCGGCTCGTTCGCACCGATACTCATTCTCACCATGATCCCGCTGATCACCGCCATCGGCTTTTCGGTCGACTACACCTCGGCGGTCCAGACCAGGTCGACCGAGCAGGCGGCACTCGATGCCGCGATCCTGTCGATCACCTCGATGGATACCGCCTCGACGAAGCCGCAGCGCCAGGTGGTGCTGCAGAATTCCTACGCCGCCAATGGCGGACAGGGCACCGCGACGCTGAACAGCTTCGACGTCAGCGCCAACGGCACCGCCACCGCGCAGGCCACGGCGAGTTTCGCCATGCCGACCGTGTTCATGCAGATCGCCAGGGTCACCTCCGTGCCGATCGGCGTCGTATCGGCGGTGAACAAGGCGCCGGCTTTGGTGGAGGCGACCTTCAAGGTCACCGGCGTATCGGGTTACTGGAACAAGACAATGACGCTCTACGGCACGATGTTCGGTGCGGCGGCGGGCAAGCCGCTGATGACGATCGACTATACCTATGGCGGGACCGGAGATCCGAAAGGCTACGGTACCACCATCGTCAACGTCCTTACCACCGATTCAGCCGGCAAGACCGTCACCACAATGGCCCAGAAGCAGGTATGTAAGCTCGTCGACTCCAACACGCCTTCCGGGGCGGTGATCCAGACCGACAAGTTCCTTACGAAGTATTACTGTGTCGATACGATGTATCCGGCCAATGGCGCCGGTGCGTCAATCGACGTCAGCCAGATGGCCGGCCTCTATCTGCAGATGGACGTGCCGTCCGCCGCCAAGGCAAAACCACCCCAGCCAACGACACTCATGTCGAACGATCCGACCACGTCCAACCGGCTCTATAGCTCGACAAGCAAGGACGTCCCTCCGGCCGAGATGGCGACCGGCCAGATCGTCGATATCTTCGGCCTCGTGCCTTGCGGCTCGACAGGCTACCAGGCCTGGGAAGACGGCGGCAATGCGGTGCCGGCGCCGGTCAGCAACGCCGACTTCTTCTACAACGTGAGCGGCAAGTGCGACTTCAACAAGCGACCCAACAATACGCGGCTGACGCAGTAG
- the lepA gene encoding elongation factor 4 — MSTPLDHIRNFSIVAHIDHGKSTLADRLIQLTGGLELRDMKEQVLDSMDIERERGITIKAQTVRLKYHANNGEDYILNLIDTPGHVDFAYEVSRSLAACEGSLLVVDASQGVEAQTLANVYQAIDNNHEIVVVLNKVDLPAAEPERIREQVEEVIGIDASNAVLISAKTGLGIPDVLEAIVHQLPPPREGDATAPLKAMLVDSWYDAYLGVIVLVRVIDGVLKKGQTIRMMGTGAKHLVERTGVFTPARINVDELGPGEFGFFTGSIKEVADTRVGDTITEDKRSTAKALPGFKPAQPVVFCGLFPVDAADFEDLRAAVGKLRLNDASFSFEMETSAALGFGYRCGFLGLLHLEIIQERLEREFNLDLIATAPSVVYRLALTDGSMKELHNPADMPDVVKISAIEEPWIRATILTPDDYLGGILKLCQDRRGIQADLSYVGKRAMLIYDLPLNEVVFDFYDRLKSISKGYASFDYHLTDYKEGDLVKMSILVNEEPVDALSMLVHRTAAEKRGRQMCEKLKELIPNHLFKIPIQAAIGGKVIARETISALRKDVTAKCYGGDVSRKRKLLDKQKEGKKRMRQFGKVDIPQEAFIQALKMGD; from the coding sequence ATGAGCACGCCCCTCGACCACATCCGCAATTTCTCCATCGTCGCCCATATCGACCATGGCAAATCCACGCTTGCCGACCGGCTGATCCAGCTGACCGGCGGGCTGGAGCTGCGCGACATGAAGGAGCAGGTGCTGGACTCGATGGACATCGAGCGCGAGCGCGGCATCACCATCAAGGCCCAGACGGTGCGGCTGAAGTACCACGCCAACAATGGCGAGGACTATATCCTCAACCTGATCGACACGCCCGGACACGTCGACTTCGCCTATGAAGTGTCGCGGTCGCTGGCCGCCTGCGAGGGCTCGCTGCTGGTCGTCGACGCCTCCCAGGGCGTCGAGGCGCAGACGCTGGCCAATGTCTACCAGGCCATCGACAACAACCACGAGATCGTCGTGGTGCTGAACAAGGTCGACCTGCCGGCCGCCGAGCCCGAGCGCATCCGCGAGCAGGTCGAGGAGGTGATCGGCATCGACGCCTCCAACGCCGTGCTGATCTCGGCCAAGACCGGGCTTGGCATTCCGGATGTCTTGGAGGCCATTGTCCACCAATTGCCGCCACCGCGCGAAGGCGACGCGACCGCGCCCTTGAAGGCGATGCTGGTCGACAGCTGGTACGACGCCTATCTCGGCGTCATCGTGCTGGTGCGCGTCATCGATGGCGTGCTGAAAAAGGGCCAGACCATCCGCATGATGGGCACCGGCGCCAAGCACCTGGTCGAGCGCACCGGCGTGTTCACGCCTGCCCGCATCAATGTCGACGAGCTCGGCCCCGGCGAGTTCGGCTTCTTCACCGGCTCGATCAAGGAAGTGGCCGACACCCGCGTCGGCGACACCATCACCGAGGACAAGCGCTCGACCGCCAAGGCGCTGCCCGGCTTCAAGCCGGCGCAGCCGGTGGTGTTCTGCGGCCTGTTCCCGGTCGACGCCGCCGATTTCGAGGATCTGCGCGCCGCCGTCGGCAAATTGCGCCTCAACGACGCGTCCTTCTCCTTTGAAATGGAAACCAGTGCCGCGCTCGGCTTCGGCTACCGCTGCGGCTTCCTTGGCCTGCTGCATCTGGAAATCATCCAGGAGCGGCTGGAGCGCGAGTTCAACCTCGACCTGATCGCCACCGCACCCAGCGTCGTCTACCGGCTGGCTCTGACCGACGGCTCGATGAAGGAGCTGCACAACCCGGCCGACATGCCCGACGTGGTGAAGATCTCGGCCATCGAGGAGCCGTGGATCCGCGCCACCATCCTGACGCCCGACGATTATCTCGGCGGTATCCTGAAACTCTGCCAGGACCGGCGCGGCATCCAGGCCGACCTCTCCTATGTCGGCAAGCGCGCCATGCTGATCTACGATCTGCCGCTCAACGAAGTCGTCTTCGATTTCTACGACCGGCTGAAGTCGATCTCCAAGGGCTACGCCTCCTTCGACTATCACCTCACCGACTACAAGGAAGGTGACCTGGTAAAAATGTCGATCCTGGTCAATGAGGAGCCGGTGGACGCGCTTTCGATGCTGGTGCACCGCACGGCGGCGGAAAAGCGCGGCAGGCAGATGTGCGAGAAGCTGAAGGAGCTGATCCCGAACCATCTGTTCAAGATCCCGATCCAGGCCGCGATTGGCGGCAAGGTCATTGCCCGCGAAACCATCTCGGCGCTGCGCAAGGACGTGACCGCCAAATGCTACGGCGGCGACGTCTCGCGCAAACGCAAGCTGCTGGACAAGCAGAAAGAAGGCAAGAAGCGGATGCGGCAGTTCGGCAAGGTGGATATCCCGCAGGAGGCGTTTATCCAGGCGCTGAAGATGGGGGATTGA
- a CDS encoding DUF1508 domain-containing protein — MAQRTYPSYWLYKDNRGEWRWTYEAANGETIAVSSEGYKRRVDAERGIDIMKASTNSPVWYPTSLENAA, encoded by the coding sequence ATGGCGCAGCGTACCTATCCTTCGTACTGGTTGTACAAGGACAATCGTGGTGAATGGCGTTGGACGTACGAAGCTGCGAATGGCGAGACTATCGCCGTAAGCAGCGAGGGCTACAAGCGTCGTGTCGATGCCGAGCGAGGCATTGACATCATGAAGGCATCGACCAATAGCCCGGTCTGGTATCCGACAAGTCTTGAGAATGCCGCCTGA
- a CDS encoding cyclic nucleotide-binding domain-containing protein, whose protein sequence is MSVLPFLRIYAPLNAVLAAPGLLAVAALTTPNLSGRSRLALIALLAVIWGAYLLQMAATLLKHWAGDLRDRTPAIAIDVLAVLVPLAAFLLEGTPDWSLYCGVWLLKPLRDSTFFPVLGRVLANEARNLIGVTTLFGVVLFGVALAAYVIERDIQPEKFGSIPEAMWWAVVTLSTTGYGDDIPQTFAGRVLAGAVMMTGIGIFALWAGILASGFYQEIRREDFVRNWQLVAGVPLFQKLGPAVLVEIVRALRPRNLPAGAVICRSGETGDRMFFVVEGRVSVATPNPVELGPGAFFGEMALISGEPRMATVNAATAVSLLSLHAADFQMLCSSSPEIAEIIRKTALERRGPMA, encoded by the coding sequence ATGTCGGTACTGCCTTTCCTGAGAATTTACGCGCCGCTCAACGCGGTGCTGGCCGCGCCTGGGCTTCTGGCGGTGGCGGCGCTCACGACACCGAACCTGTCCGGACGAAGCAGACTGGCTCTGATCGCCCTGCTCGCGGTCATTTGGGGCGCCTATCTTCTGCAGATGGCCGCGACGCTGCTCAAGCACTGGGCGGGAGACCTTCGGGACAGGACGCCGGCAATCGCCATCGATGTGCTCGCGGTTTTGGTTCCACTCGCCGCATTTCTGCTCGAGGGCACACCCGACTGGAGCCTCTACTGTGGTGTCTGGCTGCTGAAACCGCTGCGCGACTCGACCTTCTTCCCGGTGCTGGGCAGGGTGCTGGCCAACGAAGCGCGCAACCTGATCGGCGTCACCACGCTCTTCGGTGTCGTTCTGTTCGGTGTCGCACTCGCCGCCTATGTCATCGAGCGCGACATCCAACCGGAAAAGTTCGGCAGCATCCCCGAGGCAATGTGGTGGGCGGTGGTCACGCTGTCCACCACCGGCTATGGCGACGACATCCCGCAAACCTTCGCCGGCCGCGTCCTTGCCGGGGCGGTCATGATGACTGGCATCGGCATCTTCGCGCTCTGGGCCGGCATTCTTGCCTCCGGCTTCTATCAGGAAATCCGTCGCGAGGATTTCGTCCGCAATTGGCAATTGGTCGCCGGCGTGCCGTTGTTTCAGAAGCTCGGCCCGGCCGTGCTGGTCGAGATCGTGCGCGCGCTAAGACCTCGTAATTTGCCGGCGGGCGCCGTGATCTGCCGCAGTGGCGAGACCGGGGATCGGATGTTCTTCGTCGTGGAGGGGCGGGTCAGCGTCGCGACGCCGAACCCGGTGGAGCTTGGCCCTGGCGCCTTCTTCGGCGAGATGGCGCTGATCAGCGGCGAACCGCGTATGGCGACCGTCAACGCCGCGACGGCGGTCTCCCTCCTGTCGCTGCACGCGGCGGATTTCCAGATGCTGTGCAGCAGCAGCCCGGAGATCGCGGAAATCATCCGCAAGACCGCGCTCGAGCGGCGCGGGCCGATGGCTTGA